Genomic DNA from Vreelandella subglaciescola:
CCCGAGCCTCGATCTTGGTCTTCGCTACGGCGATCGCTTCCAAGCGTGCTTCACGCCGGGCTATCTCGGCAGGAATATCCATGCCGTCGGCCGCGTCATCCTTGTCCGCCGATGCAGCCCGCTGGGTCAGCGCCTTCACCTCAGCCTTGAACTGCGCCTCCAGTTTCTTGGCATGACCATATGACAATGCCTTGTGCTTGCTGGCATTGGCGTTGAGTTTGGTGCCGTCCAAGGCGATGGTGCCGAGCGTGAGTAGCTTCATTTCTCGGGCCAGCAGCAGAACTTGAACGAACAGCTGCTCCAGTTCCGGCAGAAAACGCCGACGAAAGGTAGCCAGGGTGTCGTGATCGGGGTGGGTGTTGGCGGCCAAATAGCGAAACGCCACCGAGTCATAGGTGGCACGCTCAATCTTGCGACTGGAGACCACGCCGGTAGCGTAGCCGTAGACCAACAGGTTCAGCAGTACCGCGGGATGATGGGCCTTGGAGCCCCGGCCCGCGTAACGCCGAGTCAGGGCTGAGAGGTCCAGTTGCTCGACGACATCGACGACGAACCGCGCCAAGTGGCCATCCGGCAACCACTCGTCTACCGAAGGCGGCAGTAAGTAATCGGTCTGACGGTCCACAGGGATAAAGCGGCTCATGGCGATGTTCTCAGTTCGGGGTGACAGCGGTTAGTATCTCACGGTGCGGCGGAAAGTCCGACAGACTGCTAGACTAACCTTGGGCTGATGCAAACCCTTGAATACGCAAAAAAGATGAAAGCGTCGCGCGCCCGACAGGGGAATGCTCACAAGAAAGCAGATGAAAAAAGCTGGCGCACCGGCCGCGGCGGTGATAGGATGCGCGTTCCTCGCATGTGTTGACCCCTCCATCACGACGTAGCGCCGGCTTGTTTATGCCAGGCGTGTGAAGAACATCGGCCAATAGCGGATGTTTACTGATGTGAAGATGGCGCGCTTTTTAAATTTCACCACACGGGTGAAATTAGCGCAGAAGGTCGCCACAGCGGTTGGTTTGTTTTAGTGATGCCAACCGTATGCCTGGTGCGACCGGCGTCCCCGACTCCTTGTTTTCGACTCTTATTGATCTGTTGACTGCCTGCGCCCTATGCCGCGGCAGCGCTTGAACGCTTTGTCTGGCCCTTTTGGGTCGGCGTTCAAGGCCAGAGTCAGGGACGCTTTTGATGATTTTTTGCCGGTATTGCCGGCCTACCAAGGTGTGATTAATGACCTCGACTTCCGTCGCTTCGCCGAGTTTTGGCGATCTTGCTCTGTTGCCTGCCGTTTTGTCTGCCGTTGAAAGCCAGGGCTACAAAGAGCCTTCGCCGATTCAGGCGAAAACCATTCCCGCGCTGCTTGAAGGCCGGGACATGCTGGGTCAGGCCCAGACCGGCACGGGTAAAACCGCTGCGTTTGCGCTGCCGCTGCTGACACGTCTGGATATGACGCGTCGCGAACCGCAGGTGCTGGTGCTTGCCCCAACCCGCGAGCTGGCTCAGCAGGTTGCCGTTTCCTTCAGCAAGTACGGCCAGAACATCAAGGGACTGGAAGTTGCCACGCTGTGCGGCGGTCAGGAATACCGCGAACAGCTGGGCGCCCTCAAGCGCGGCGCACAGGTCATTGTGGGTACGCCGGGCCGGGTGATTGATCACCTTAACCGTGGCAGCCTGAAGCTTACCGGCCTGTCTGCGCTGGTTCTGGATGAAGCCGACGAAATGCTGCGCATGGGCTTTATCGACGACGTCAAGCGCGTTGTCGCCGATACGCCGAAAGACGCACAGCGCGTATTCTTCTCGGCAACGCTGCCCAGCGAAATCGAGCGTATCGTCAACCGTTACCTGGTTGATCCGGTTAAAGTGGTGATCGAATCGCGCACCACTACCGGCGAGAACATCGAGCAGCGCGTCGTCCGTGTGGACGGCGGCGCCAAGCTGGAAGCGCTGTCGCGGATTCTGGAAGTCGAGCCGGTTGATGCCGCTATCGTGTTTGTGCGCACCCGTGCGGCCTGTACCACGCTGGTTGAGCAGCTGACCGCGCGTGGCGTCAACGCCGCCGGCCTGTCCGGCGATCTCGACCAGAGCCTGCGTGAGCGCACCATCACGCGCCTCAAGCGCAGCAAGGTTGATGTATTGATCGCCACTGATGTGGCCGCACGTGGCCTTGACGTGCCGCGTATTACCCACATCATCAACTATGACCTGCCTCAGGACAGCGAAGCCTACACCCACCGCATTGGCCGTACCGGCCGTGCCGGACGTAGCGGCATCGCGATCACCTTTGCGGGCTTCCGCGAAGGCCGCAAGATCGGCTGGCTGGAGCAGGGCACCGGTCAGAAAATGACCGACATGCCGCTGCCCGACGAAGCCGTGATTCGCGCTCACCGCGATAACGTTTTCCATCAGCGCGTAGTGGCCTCGCTGACCCAGGGTGCCGACGAGCAGCGCGCCCTGATTGAGCGGCTGGTCGAGGAAGGTCACGATCCCATCGCACTGGCCTGTGCCTTTGCCCAGATGGCCCGAGCCGACGAAGCACCGATTGGTCGTCTGCAGGCGCCGCGCAAAGAGCGCAACCCGCGTGAAAGCCGTAACAGCAGCGGCCCGCGCCGCGACAGCACCCCGAGCGAAGGCATGATCCGCTATCGTGTTTCGGTCGGCCACAAGGACGGCGTGAAACCCGGCCAGCTGGTTGGTGCACTGGCCAACGAAGGCGGTATCGAGGGCGCACGCATTGGCCGTATCGATATCCGCAACGCTTTCTCCGTGGTTGAACTGCCCAAGGGCCTGCCGGCGTCGATTCTGTCCAAGATGTCGCGCGCCAAGGTATCGGGCCGTCCGCTTGAGATCAGCGAAGACAGCGGTTCGGATCGTGCTCCGCGTCGCCGTAACGACGGTGATGCTCCGGTTCGCCGCCGCGAACGCGCCTGAGGCACTCGTTGCCCGATGACACACCCGGCGTAAACGCCGGCGTGTGACAGGCTATCGCCAACACCCCCGCGCCGTTTCGGCGCGGGGGTGTTTGTTTTTGCAGGCCCTGTTGTCAGGGGACGCTGCTGCCAGGAGACGTTATGCCCGTGCTGCCCCCCAAAATGCTGCATGACTGGAACCTTTCGCCCAAAGA
This window encodes:
- a CDS encoding DEAD/DEAH box helicase, with the translated sequence MTSTSVASPSFGDLALLPAVLSAVESQGYKEPSPIQAKTIPALLEGRDMLGQAQTGTGKTAAFALPLLTRLDMTRREPQVLVLAPTRELAQQVAVSFSKYGQNIKGLEVATLCGGQEYREQLGALKRGAQVIVGTPGRVIDHLNRGSLKLTGLSALVLDEADEMLRMGFIDDVKRVVADTPKDAQRVFFSATLPSEIERIVNRYLVDPVKVVIESRTTTGENIEQRVVRVDGGAKLEALSRILEVEPVDAAIVFVRTRAACTTLVEQLTARGVNAAGLSGDLDQSLRERTITRLKRSKVDVLIATDVAARGLDVPRITHIINYDLPQDSEAYTHRIGRTGRAGRSGIAITFAGFREGRKIGWLEQGTGQKMTDMPLPDEAVIRAHRDNVFHQRVVASLTQGADEQRALIERLVEEGHDPIALACAFAQMARADEAPIGRLQAPRKERNPRESRNSSGPRRDSTPSEGMIRYRVSVGHKDGVKPGQLVGALANEGGIEGARIGRIDIRNAFSVVELPKGLPASILSKMSRAKVSGRPLEISEDSGSDRAPRRRNDGDAPVRRRERA